The Triticum aestivum cultivar Chinese Spring unplaced genomic scaffold, IWGSC CS RefSeq v2.1 scaffold20407, whole genome shotgun sequence region GCCATTGACCTTAATCGTGAATCTAACAGATGTCACACATCTCATCACTAGACTGATGAAACTAGCATTGAAACCTAGCTTGCTCATCATGGCTTCTAGGTAATGCCACTCCACCCTATCATAGGCTTTGAGCATATCAAGTTTAACAGCGCAGCATGAGTTTTTGCCTCTTTTCCTCCTTCTGATAGTATGGACACTTTCGTAGGCAACGAGCACATTGTCGGTGATCAACCGCCCCAGGATAAAAGCGCTTTGTTCCTCCCCAATAACTTCATCAAGGATCAATCGCACCCTGTTTGCTATCACCTTGGCAGCAATTTTATATAAGACCGGACATAAAGCGATAGGGCGAAACTGGGAAATCCTCTGTGGGTTCCGTACCTTAGGTATCAACGTGATTGAGGTGTCATTTAGACCAAAAGGTAATTCTCCCCCGTTCAAGAAATCCAACATAGCACGTGAGATATCTTCACCTAACACATCCCAGTGCCGTTGGTAAAATCCGGTTGTAAAGCCGTCCACGCCCGGAGCCTTTGATGGGGCCATATCAAATACGGCCTTCTTGACTTCTGCGGTCGTATAGTCTTTCTGCAGCTGATCCTTCATACCATCTGATACAGTAGGAGTCACACAGTTAAGTAGATCCTCCATCTCTTTGTACCCCTGTGATTGGTATAATGTATGATAGAAACTGGATATTTCAGCTTTGACTTCGTCTGGTTCAGTACAAGTATAACCATCTGATTGTTCCAGTGAAGTAATTCTGTTTATCCGTTTCCTTAGTGCGGCCTGAGCTTGAAAGTAGCTCGTATTGCGATCGCCCTCCTTAAGCCATAGCACGCGCGAGCGTTGTTTGAGCCACACCTCCTCCTGACGGAGTGCTTCCCGCAGCTGCGTTGCCACTTTCTTTTCCTCCTCCGACGGCCCCCGGCTAATCGAGGAATGCCGTAGGCGATCTAGGCTTTGCTGGAGTTGTCGTACCTTTTTCGTCAGGTTGCCAAACTCCCTCGCCCCCCAAGATCCCAACTTTTGCTGAACCACTGCCAATGCATCAACTACTCCCTGGAGCCCCCCCTGGCCGGCTCCACTCCTCCAGATCGAACGAACAAGTTCGTCGTATTGCGCATGTGACTGCCAAACATTCTCGTAGCGAAAGCTTCACGCTGCTCGTGACCATTTGCTTGCCTCATGTGATCTGAGTTGTGCTAGGACATAGTAATGATCTGATTCAGCGCTGCTAATGTGTTTTACCGTAGTAAATTCAAAGAGGTTTAGGAAGGTTGCATTTGCAAGGGCCCGGTCTAGCCTTGCTTTCACATTGGCAGCTCCAGATTGCCTATTATCCCATGTGAATGGGACCCCCTCCACCCTAGATCCTGGAGAGAACATTCCTCTACTGCTTCTCGGAATGCTCTCATTTGGCTCTCAGGCCTCGcatttgttccaaaatgctcttctgcAAACAAAGTTTCGTTAAAATCTCCCATACAGATCCACGCTTGGTGCGGAAGAGCGAACAGGGTACGCAGAAAACGCCAACTGTGGTGTCGGTTCTCCACTCGTGGCGCTCCGTAAAAGCCAGTAAACCGCCATTcattgttttcctgcttgacagtTACATCAATATGAGCCTTGCTGAAATTTTGTAAAGTAACATCAACATCTCTTATCCAAAACAAACCTATACCACCACTAAGCCCGCCACTGTCGACGGCAAAACACCCGGAAAAACCTAGGGAGATCTTCAGTTCCTCCACTTTCTTGCCCTTTATTTTAGTTTCCACTACAAATAAAAGGGCGGGACCTtcttgcttcaccactttgcgaaGCTCTCGAACTGACCAAGGGTTCCCAAGCCCTCGGCAGTTCCAAATTAGCGTACTCATTGATTCTGGCAGGGCTGTCGAGCAGCCTCAGCCGAAATATCAGAAGATGGTGGCGTTGGTTTTTTCTTCTTGGGCTCTTTCTCAGAAGATTCAGTCTCATCAGTGCTTTGTTCGCCCCCAGAGAACACTATACCCACCATGTTGTTGTTTCCATCTTCCCCCCTACCTTGAGTAATAGCGAGGGCAGTTTTCACCACCGGCTTGTAGACCTAATTTTGTTGTGGAGCTCCTTTGCGTTTTTGCAGCACAGGCTTGACCGGGGAAGTTACCTCCTTCTATTGCTTCTGAGGAAAACTAGACGAACGTGATTCCTTGGTGTTGTTTTGCGTTTCCGGCTTGTCCTTCGTCGTGCTGTCCCCAGAACGTGCTTTCTTACGATCCTCACTAGCCCGTAGGCTTTGCTTAAACGGCAGGTCGCCGTTCTCATCCCTTGTGCCTGGGGTAGGGCAGTAGAGATCAGAGTGCCCAAGACGGCCACAGGAGAAACAAAAGTGAGGAATTTGTTCGTACTCGATATCATACCAATCAATTTTGTTCCTTCTGGCCGAATCAATCGCGATCCATCTGCGCAGCGGTTTCTTGACATCAATCGTCACTCTTGCCCGAAGAAACCTCCAACTGGATCGATCTGCACCACCGTAGCTTCCTTATCAATCAGTCGGGCTATAGCAAGCCCCCACTTATCGTTCCTCAGGTTGTAGGGTAGATTGACTACCCTTGCCCAGATTTGCATCTTGTCAAACTTCCTTTTAGATGGCTGCATGTGAGACTCAAATTCCTCTAAGATCACTGCATGCTTGTTGATGTGCCAGGGAGCGCCCTCCCAGACACGATCACTATCACGCTTGGATTCAAATTCTGCTACGAATCTATTCTCTCCAAGCGGACGGAAAGCCAAGCCCCTAGGGTTCCCCCAAGCAGGGCGGAGGGCATTGGTGATCGTTTGGATGTGGAACAGATTCCTGAACAACACCTTGCCTGCCAGGAGCCACTTCGGTGTTGTCCCATCCTCCAGATCGTTGATCACGAGCGGAGTCACCTCCTCCTTTGATATGTCGAGTTTCCCAAGCGCTTCCTCCATCTGCGCCCTCGCGGAGCGCGGTGATGAGCCGCCATTGTTGCCTGAAGTTCCCGAGCCTGATGGTCTAGCCATCTGTCCCGGCCGCCGGTGCGCCCCGCCGATGAGATCTGCGGTCACCGCCAAGTCCGCCGTGCCCTGATCGCCATGGGAGGGTTTTAGGGTTACGCGGAAAAAGAATAAGAGTAACTCCAACCGGCCAACCCAAACAGACATCGATTTTGTTCGGTTTTTTTTTGTCCGTTTGTGTCACCCGTCCGCTCGTCCGTGTCCGCTTTTTCAATTGGGTCGGCCGGTGCGCCCGATGAGGACGAACACATTTTCTGACATATCCGCCCCAGCATTCCGTCAAACACATAACATGCAGGGAGCTTGCAGTGAGGAACGACGCCGGTGCACGAGCATCGCCTCTGCGCAGTCGCTGCTTCTGACGCCGTACGTGCTGCTCCCGCGTTGCTGCTGGCCACGCCCCGCAGCCGCCGAGCCGAGCGCGAGGCACCACCCCGCCCCGCAGCCTCCACCCCGGAGGGGGAGCTGCTGCACCGCAGCATGGTGGGGCGTCGCGGCGAACATAGCGACGGCTGGGGATGTGCGAGGCGCGGCCGGGGATGGGCGAGGCGCGGCATGGCGCCAGCGGGGATGGGTAAGGCCTGGCCGGGGATgtgcgaggcgtggcgtggcgtcgGCGGGGATGGGCGAGGCGTGACAAGAGTCTGATGTCTTCGCTTTGGTGAATGGTGACCTTGCAGCCCGCGGCGTCGACGACCTTGATCATGCATGAAGGCCACCTGATCTTGATCAAAGGTCGATGGCGTGAATGCCCCTCAGCCGTCCTGACTTTGTGTCTCTTCGGGATCATAGCCAGCCCCGGCGGCACCGCCAGCAGCCGCCGCACCACCCTCAAAGATGATGTTTTGCATGTAGTCGTTGTTGCCGGAGGCCAGCATTCCATCGAGCAGATTGCGTGCGCCCGACAGCTCGTCGGCTAGCATGTGCCGCGCGCATTTCCTTGCACCTCCGGATGACGAGCCACCGACCACcggtgtggcgttgaggtcgatggacgTAGGCGCGGGCGTGGAAGGCACTACCACGCTCACCTCGggcgagcactccccggagaggcgggaggcctgcgggtagacgtgAAAGTCGGGTATCGGCTGCGTCGCCGACGCGCGGGGCGAGTCGGGCGGCACCATCCGAGGGAACGTGgatgagccggtgctggccgcggccgCGACGACGTTGACGAggccgtgctggctagggtttaaccctagcgTATATAGCGCCTCCCTTATTGTCGCCGCGACGTGGGTGTTGGTGACCTCCTGTTgtgcgacggcggtgacggcgtccGCTGCGATGGCTTCGTCCCTCGCGTCGGCCGCGTGCCTCCTGCTCTTTCTCTTCGCCGACTACCTTGCCCGTTGTTTGGGTGTCAGCGTCTTCTTCGGCTTGGGCGCGGCGGCGGTCTTGCAGGGGAGGCTTGCCTTTGCTGGAGGGGGCGACCGCCAATGCCGGACTAGGCAAGAGAGgcgaggccggcggtggcggcgaggtcgtcgtccatgacGGGCTggagttttttttggggggaaaTGGAGAAAAATGGTGGAGGCTACCACCGACCAGCAGGCCAGGGGGAGGAGAAGGCGagcgcgcgtccgtctcgtgtccgtgCCGACGCAAGTCCGACTCAAAAATGAGCCGGAAATGGGTCAGCAGGAGGACGAAAACCGGacacgcgtccgtttgggtcggcgcgttgggtcgTCTTTTCTGTCCACGCCGACCCAAACGAAAGCCGGTGGACAGATGCAACGTCCGTCGGATTTGGTCTCGGGCGGCGAGCCAGAGCGGCATCACGTGGCATTCACGCCACGGCGACAGATGCGATGTCCGTCGGACCACCGGGTTTTCGGGCTAATCTGCGTGGGACCCCATAGTCAGTCCGACGTGGCGGGTATGCCCGGGAGCCCCCACATTCGCaccatatttgggttggatatgcGGGTGTCGGTCAGCCCGCGCGTTTGAGGCCCGTTTTAGGCGTCTGCCTGGGTCAAAATTTCGTGATCGGGCAGTGACCGGACGGCCCGCTCGGATGGGatgtatgaggcgggtttgagagtTCCGGGTTTAGATGCTCTAAGCCGATTGAGATTTTTCCTGTATAAAAGCCGGTTATGTGTTAAACTTTTTTATATATAAATGGCAAGGCCCCAAATGTTATACAAGAGTGTATGTTACAGTCAAAAGTTTGTAGGGAGTTAATCCTGCATTAATTGTTAGCTTTTCTAATGGAGCaaatgatttttttttaatttccaAATCTCTCTCTCTATTGCCCATCTATAGTTTGTTAAATACTAGAACATCATCTTTCAAAAAAAGAAAGGGTTATGCGCCGTCGCAAACTATTGCTTCCTATCTTCCCGTTTTTGTCAGATGCATATCTTCAAGCTGGCCGTGGCATGTCTgcaattttctctccatatctagCATTAGATCGACAAATAATTTGAAATTCAAGTCTTTGAAAAATAAAACGGAGTAAAAAAAATGTCATGCCCCAAAAGGTTGTATTCTGAACCGCAGCAAGAACACTTTGTCATGCATAACATTACCAGCTGTGCAGGTCAGCAAGAACGCCTGTAAATTCATCTGCGGACAGAACTAAACTATCGCTTCAGCCTTCATCTACCAAAGCCACACACCTTTTTTGCAATATTGATAATCAAAATGCAGTTGCTCTAACAAATCTGGATCTATTGTTGGTTTGGTTACATCTCAGCTTGGAGCCAGGATTAACTCCTACAAATTTTTCTTAAGCTCCCAGAAAACAGCAGCTGCGCGCCATTTCCAAGCTCACCAAAATACCACCTAATTAATGATGTGCTTGACGAAACAAGTCCAAAAATCACCCACAGTTTACATCCTAGACGAATTTGAGATGGCGCAACGCGAGCTCAGATCGATCCCACTACAGATGCAATAAGAGTGGTTACACATGAGAGGAACTACAGCAACAAGAGTTAGAAAGATTCAGTCAACTAGAGTTAGTTTGCAGGGTCGGTAGTTCTTCCTACGACATTTCACCTTCCCGGTCACCAGCTTTGCATCACCACCTTGTGAGGACAGAGCCTTCGGACTGCTGGAAGTCAGGCCTGCAGCAGGATCACTGTTAGCATCTTTCTGGCAAGGCCACTGTTAACTCCAAATGCTAGGAATTTGTCGCAACACTTGcattgatatggattttttgcatGATAAAAAACACAACTGTAATGACAAGAATGGCGCTGATGTTGGAGGGTGAGGACAATTCGGCGATTCAGCATGTTGGAGAGCAAGGACAACCGTACCAAGAGGTGGTTTTTCCCTAACCAAGGACAAGATATGGTAGTTCCTCTCAATATGTTTCGCCTTCGCTCTCACCAGCTTTGCATCGCCATCTTCAGAAGTCACAGCTTTAGGACTGGTGGAAATCGGGCCTGCAGCAGGTCACTGTTAACATTTTTCTAGGAAGGCCAATGTTAACTTCAAATaccaggaatttgttgcaatgtttGCTTGATATGGAACGTTTGCATGATAAAGACACAACTGTAATGACAAAGGGATGTAGAAGAAATTACTGGGGAATGTCGCTGATGTTGGAGAGCGAAGACAATTCGTTGATCCAGCATGTGGCAGAGCGAGGACAACCGTTTCAGCTGAGTTGATAAAGGCAGCTGATTCTTCTGCTGGCCTGAGCGTGCGAGACCTCTTGTGGTCGGCTGTTGGCTCTTCCACAGGACTGGTAAAACATTCACCCATCTGTATAAGCCTAGGACTTCTCCTAGGAGTGTCGGTATGGTAGTTCTTATGACATTTTGCATTCACACTCACTGACTTTGCGTCGCCACCTTCAGAAGTCTGAGCTTTCGGAGTGGTGGAAGTCAGGCCTACAACAGGTCAACGTTAACATTTTTCAGGAAGGCCACTGCTAAACTTCTCAAATACTAGAAATTTGTTGCAGTGTTTGCTTGATATGGATTGTTTGCATGATAAACACACAACTGTAGTGACAAAGGGGTAGAGAAGAACTTACTGAGGAGTGTCGTTGATGTTGGAGAGCAAAAACAACTCGTTGATCCAACATGTGTCATAGTGAGGACAGCCGTTTCAGCTGGGTCGGTAGAGGCAGCTGATTCTTCTGCTGGCCCGAGCGTGTGAGACCTCTTGTGGTCGGCTGCTGGCTCTTCCACAGGACCGATACAACATTCACCCATCTGTATAAGCCTAGGACTTCTCCTAGGAGTGTCGGTATGGTAGTTCTTCTTACGATATTTCCTTTTCACACTCACTGACTTGGCGGTTGCTTCCAAAGCATGTCCGGACTCAGTAGTCTCTTGCCTTCCTTCAGTTGCTGCAACAGACACAGCATGCACATCTTGAGTTCCTTCACTAGCTGCAAGGAGAGGTGCTTCCTCCATAATCATGGACGATGCGGTAGCTTCCAAAGCATGTACGGGCTCAGAAGCCTCTTGCCTTCCTTCACTAGCTGCAACAAACATAGCCTGCCTATCTTGACTTCCTTCACTGGCTGCAACAAACACGGCCTGCTCATTCTGACTTCCTTCACCAGCTGCAACAAACACGGCCTGCACCCCTCGGCTTCCTTCACCAGCTAGGACAAACACATCCTGCTTATCAAGCGACGCTGCCCGGTGCTGAGTTGCAATTAGAACCTCCTGAACAGTCTCGTCATCGCTGNNNNNNNNNNGTGGGACCCCATAGTCAGTCCGACGTGGCGGGTATGCCCGGGAGCCCCCACATTCGCaccatatttgggttggatatgcGGGTGTCGGTCAGCCCGCGCGTTTGAGGCCCGTTTTAGGCGTCTGCCTGGGTCAAAATTTCGTGATCGGGCAGTGACCGGACGGCCCGCTCGGATGGGatgtatgaggcgggtttgagagtTCCGGGTTTAGATGCTCTAAGCCGATTGAGATTTTTCCTGTATAAAAGCCGGTTATGTGTTAAACTTTTTTATATATAAATGGCAAGGCCCCAAATGTTATACAAGAGTGTATGTTACAGTCAAAAGTTTGTAGGGAGTTAATCCTGCATTAATTGTTAGCTTTTCTAATGGAGCAaatgattttttttttaatttccaAATCTCTCTCTCTATTGCCCATCTATAGTTTGTTAAATACTAGAACATCATCTTTCAAAAAAAGAAAGGGTTATGCGCCGTCGCAAACTATTGCTTCCTATCTTCCCGTTTTTGTCAGATGCATATCTTCAAGCTGGCCGTGGCATGTCTgcaattttctctccatatctagCATTAGATCGACAAATAATTTGAAATTCAAGTCTTTGAAAAATAAAACGGAGTAAAAAAAATGTCATGCCCCAAAAGGTTGTATTCTGAACCGCAGCAAGAACACTTTGTCATGCATAACATTACCAGCTGTGCAGGTCAGCAAGAACGCCTGTAAATTCATCTGCGGACAGAACTAAACTATCGCTTCAGCCTTCATCTACCAAAGCCACACACCTTTTTTGCAATATTGATAATCAAAATGCAGTTGCTCTAACAAATCTGGATCTATTGTTGGTTTGGTTACATCTCAGCTTGGAGCCAGGATTAACTCCTACAAATTTTTCTTAAGCTCCCAGAAAACAGCAGCTGCGCGCCATTTCCAAGCTCACCAAAATACCACCTAATTAATGATGTGCTTGACGAAACAAGTCCAAAAATCACCCACAGTTTACATCCTAGACGAATTTGAGATGGCGCAACGCGAGCTCAGATCGATCCCACTACAGATGCAATAAGAGTGGTTACACATGAGAGGAACTACAGCAACAAGAGTTAGAAAGATTCAGTCAACTAGAGTTAGTTTGCAGGGTCGGTAGTTCTTCCTACGACATTTCACCTTCCCGGTCACCAGCTTTGCATCACCACCTTGTGAGGACAGAGCCTTCGGACTGCTGGAAGTCAGGCCTGCAGCAGGATCACTGTTAGCATCTTTCTGGCAAGGCCACTGTTAACTCCAAATGCTAGGAATTTGTCGCAACACTTGcattgatatggattttttgcatGATAAAAAACACAACTGTAATGACAAGAATGGCGCTGATGTTGGAGGGTGAGGACAATTCGGCGATTCAGCATGTTGGAGAGCAAGGACAACCGTACCAAGAGGTGGTTTTTCCCTAACCAAGGACAAGATATGGTAGTTCCTCTCAATATGTTTCGCCTTCGCTCTCACCAGCTTTGCATCGCCATCTTCAGAAGTCACAGCTTTAGGACTGGTGGAAATCGGGCCTGCAGCAGGTCACTGTTAACATTTTTCTAGGAAGGCCAATGTTAACTTCAAATaccaggaatttgttgcaatgtttGCTTGATATGGAACGTTTGCATGATAAAGACACAACTGTAATGACAAAGGGATGTAGAAGAAATTACTGGGGAATGTCGCTGATGTTGGAGAGCGAAGACAATTCGTTGATCCAGCATGTGGCAGAGCGAGGACAACCGTTTCAGCTGAGTTGATAAAGGCAGCTGATTCTTCTGCTGGCCTGAGCGTGCGAGACCTCTTGTGGTCGGCTGTTGGCTCTTCCACAGGACTGGTAAAACATTCACCCATCTGTATAAGCCTAGGACTTCTCCTAGGAGTGTCGGTATGGTAGTTCTTATGACATTTTGCATTCACACTCACTGACTTTGCGTCGCCACCTTCAGAAGTCTGAGCTTTCGGAGTGGTGGAAGTCAGGCCTACAACAGGTCAACGTTAACATTTTTCAGGAAGGCCACTGCTAAACTTCTCAAATACTAGAAATTTGTTGCAGTGTTTGCTTGATATGGATTGTTTGCATGATAAACACACAACTGTAGTGACAAAGGGGTAGAGAAGAACTTACTGAGGAGTGTCGTTGATGTTGGAGAGCAAAAACAACTCGTTGATCCAACATGTGTCATAGTGAGGACAGCCGTTTCAGCTGGGTCGGTAGAGGCAGCTGATTCTTCTGCTGGCCCGAGCGTGTGAGACCTCTTGTGGTCGGCTGCTGGCTCTTCCACAGGACCGATACAACATTCACCCATCTGTATAAGCCTAGGACTTCTCCTAGGAGTGTCGGTATGGTAGTTCTTCTTACGATATTTCCTTTTCACACTCACTGACTTGGCGGTTGCTTCCAAAGCATGTCCGGACTCAGTAGTCTCTTGCCTTCCTTCAGTTGCTGCAACAGACACAGCATGCACATCTTGAGTTCCTTCACTAGCTGCAAGGAGAGGTGCTTCCTCCATAATCATGGACGATGCGGTAGCTTCCAAAGCATGTACGGGCTCAGAAGCCTCTTGCCTTCCTTCACTAGCTGCAACAAACATAGCCTGCCTATCTTGACTTCCTTCACTGGCTGCAACAAACACGGCCTGCTCATTCTGACTTCCTTCACCAGCTGCAACAAACACGGCCTGCACCCCTCGGCTTCCTTCACCAGCTAGGACAAACACATCCTGCTTATCAAGCGACGCTGCCCGGTGCTGAGTTGCAATTAGAACCTCCTGAACAGTCTCGTCATCGCTGCTGCTCAAGTCAATAATATCATGATCACTCAGATCTATGAAATCTATTACTGTCATTTTGTGTCCTGAAATAGTAAAAATGTGTGAGCAACGATTAATGAAGAATGGCGCAGGAATAAAAAGAAGTTGAAGCTATATCCATCCATCATACATTTCACCCCTAAGGGAAAAGAAACAAGTAGCAAGGATAATAAAAATAACCAAAGTCACTTACCCTTTTTAAGAATCGAGATATTTCAACATTTATGTAGCTATTATAACATGACTGGCTCTTTAACTTGGAGCACCGGCCATAAACTCTCTTTTTTAGTACATGTGGTAAAAAAAACAATGAATGTACTATCGAAGACAAATGCAGTAAGATTATTTTATATAACCCGTCATAAATATTTTAATGTGCAAATTCAAAGAACTCTGATTCCAGAGCTCTAGCGGTTGCTTTGATTCCTACATATCCATTCAGTATATCTTGATTGAAAATGAAGCTATCATTTCCTTCTGTACTTTGCTAAATGAATAGATTTCACAAGAGGTCGAGAAGCTCGAGTAGTAGTAAGAATTAGAGTTCTTCCTCAATTATGGAATTTTTCACATAGCTCGGGTCAATTAGCATCTCCATGTGTCGAGTTAAAAGTAACAGCAACATTGCTAAAAATCGAACAAAAATGGCTTTACCGGATCCAAGTGTGACCAAACTGTCGCTTTCTTGATCGTATCCACTAGAATGAGGCTATTTGTGAATCTTGAGACCTGAATTTGCTATAACCTTTAGGATAGCAAGAGCTGGAGTTGTTGTAAATAGTACAAGCACTTGAAGTTGTAATGAGTGTTAATGCAAAATAAcaagaaaagagaaaaaataacATTGAATCGTACAGAAAAAGATCATTGGATGATATTAGCTAGGTTCACAGTTTTGAGACACAGGAAAGGATAATGTTTGTACAAGTCTTCATTAACAAGAATAATGGGTCGAAAATTTTCAAACAACATTTGTTTCACCAGCAATGAATAATGAAAGGCATGTAAGGCAAGACCAGACTACCTTCAGCTCAAATTTTATCCTTGCAATAACTTGAAGGCCAAGGTTCTTAGCTTTCACCCCATTGACTAGTACAATTGCAGCAGCACCAATTGTACAGTGCTGGAAGATAAGAAAGGCACTGCAGTTACACTTTAATGTAACATCGCTTCGCGTAATTCATCTTAACCATGCAAAAAAGAATAAAATTTGAGCTCTGAAATAATCTAGCTCTTCAGTACTCTCTTAAGATGACACAGAACAGACCATTGATTTTTACTACTGAAAATCTACAACATTGTTTGGCTGAAGGTAGTCTGGTCATGTAAAAATAAAGCTACAATGCTAGACCAAGCAGGATCATAAATCTGAATGATTTTTTTTTAGCAGGGTAAATCTGAGTGAAATTGTTATGTTAACAAATATTGAATAGCGGCACTTCAATCACATAGCTCAATTCTACTAGCTGGATGTTTTTATTCAGGGTTATGGTACCATACTGGAAAATTGCTGTTTAAACTATTTAGCAAAGTTACCATCTAAGTAAATATCCATAAAGAAGTAAAACAAATAGCAAGGGTATGAAAATTGCAAACCTTATAGTAGAAGAACTGCCAGCTGTTACGGGCCAATTCTTCTTAAATGCTGGCCCCAAGTTTCTTCAGCTTCACTGGATCAAACTGTGCACATAGATGACCAGAGAAACCATGAAAAAACAGTAAGGAAAAAAGGCATGCTGATGGTTATGTATTTGCGTTGTCTTTGATGTGTTACTCTTCTGTGTACCACAAAATTATATTGAATCCGTATGTCAAAACCAGACCATGTTAGTATATCAATAAAAAGTGAAACCATGTGCAGATGACAAAGAAGAAATTCATTCCCTTACACAGATTCCGCAGATTTAGTAATCCATAAGTTCAGCACTAGTATAAGCTGACTACTGGATTTTCAACTAACCCCTCTTTCAGAATTGAGATACTGATATCATATCAACGAAATAACTATATTTCCTTAATTAACTGCTATTTTTGGCTTTGACAGCCTCTCCAACTTAAAGCACCATGAACTCTCTTCACTTAATACGCGTGGCAAAATATTAAACAGTGGAATTACTGTTAATTAATGATAAATGTATTAACATTactttcatgcatccaaccatgaacATCCCATATATTTTAGCGAGCGAATTTGAAGAACTCcagttgcaaaaatctagaatttTCTGCAGGATTTGTTCACAGCAGTTCGTCAAGCGAAGTCGAAGACGCCCCTGGTTGGCGGAGAAAACTTTGATGATTGCAATTTAGGAGAGCAGCAGGCTCGTTCGTCGCTAAACCTTAATTTTTCCTGTGCCGTGGGCCAAGTACTTTAGCTGAAAGGTGTGCTTAGCATAAACAAATTATATTACAGCTAACTAGTACGACCAACCAATGTCAGGAGATCTCTGTTTTACTGTTCAacatactactagtactactagtttaAGCTGGCTTTGGTGGGATCAGTGAGCTCTGGAATGCTACGAGGAAAGAGTTGGCAAATCGCAAAGAGGGCATCTGAAAAGAACAAATCTGGAAGAGAAAGACAGAGACGGAGGCAGCAGACCTTGGTTCATCTGCTTCCCCTTCTCACCCCACCTTCACGGCTTCAGGCTACCTCCTTCCTCGCCCCCCTCCCCTCCCATCCGCTTGGCCCCCTTCCAAGCTCCGACAAAACGGCCGGAAATCAGAGCGCGATCGGTGCTCTGCAAGGAAACCAGCCGGGATCGTTGAGCAGCGAGCAAGAACCAGCTTAAAATCAGCTCCAAGAAAAGAAAGACGGGGGTTCCTCACCCGCAGGACGGATCGACCGGAGGCCTTCGCTCCGCGCTCACGGCAGCGCGGTCCAACGG contains the following coding sequences:
- the LOC123172346 gene encoding uncharacterized protein; the encoded protein is MTVIDFIDLSDHDIIDLSSSDDETVQEVLIATQHRAASLDKQDVFVLAGEGSRGVQAVFVAAGEGSQNEQAVFVAASEGSQDRQAMFVAASEGRQEASEPVHALEATASSMIMEEAPLLAASEGTQDVHAVSVAATEGRQETTESGHALEATAKSVSVKRKYRKKNYHTDTPRRSPRLIQMGECCIGPVEEPAADHKRSHTLGPAEESAASTDPAETAVLTMTHVGSTSCFCSPTSTTLLSLTSTTPKAQTSEGGDAKSVSVNAKCHKNYHTDTPRRSPRLIQMGECFTSPVEEPTADHKRSRTLRPAEESAAFINSAETVVLALPHAGSTNCLRSPTSATFPSPISTSPKAVTSEDGDAKLVRAKAKHIERNYHILSLVREKPPLGLTSSSPKALSSQGGDAKLVTGKVKCRRKNYRPCKLTLVD
- the LOC123172348 gene encoding uncharacterized protein, which gives rise to MNLQAFLLTCTAGNVMHDKVFLLRDDETVQEVLIATQHRAASLDKQDVFVLAGEGSRGVQAVFVAAGEGSQNEQAVFVAASEGSQDRQAMFVAASEGRQEASEPVHALEATASSMIMEEAPLLAASEGTQDVHAVSVAATEGRQETTESGHALEATAKSVSVKRKYRKKNYHTDTPRRSPRLIQMGECCIGPVEEPAADHKRSHTLGPAEESAASTDPAETAVLTMTHVGSTSCFCSPTSTTLLSLTSTTPKAQTSEGGDAKSVSVNAKCHKNYHTDTPRRSPRLIQMGECFTSPVEEPTADHKRSRTLRPAEESAAFINSAETVVLALPHAGSTNCLRSPTSATFPSPISTSPKAVTSEDGDAKLVRAKAKHIERNYHILSLVREKPPLGLTSSSPKALSSQGGDAKLVTGKVKCRRKNYRPCKLTLVD